The following coding sequences lie in one Phycicoccus duodecadis genomic window:
- a CDS encoding metal-sensitive transcriptional regulator — translation MELDPTEMQAVVKRLRRAQGQIGGILKMIEDGRECQDVVTQLAAVSKAVDRAGFAVIALGLRQCLSDPETAGTMDVEQMEKLFLSLA, via the coding sequence ATGGAGCTCGACCCCACCGAGATGCAGGCCGTGGTCAAGCGGCTGCGCCGGGCCCAGGGCCAGATCGGCGGCATCCTCAAGATGATCGAGGACGGCCGCGAGTGCCAGGACGTCGTCACCCAGCTGGCGGCGGTCTCCAAGGCCGTCGACCGGGCCGGGTTCGCCGTCATCGCGCTCGGGCTGCGCCAGTGCCTCTCCGACCCCGAGACCGCCGGCACGATGGACGTCGAGCAGATGGAGAAGCTCTTCCTGTCGCTCGCCTGA
- a CDS encoding small ribosomal subunit Rsm22 family protein, with amino-acid sequence MPHPLTDALGAALADADTGALRRATARLVEVYRSGAPPSTQVLADPVAAMAYAAYRMPATHAALTRALGEAGGLGALAGIRSLLDVGGGTGAALWAVAEAVPELERATVLDGSADALALGRRLAGYGPPVVAAAGWAPVELATRPTLPAADLAVVSYVLGELAEERRADIVDAVADAAGRVLVVEPGTPRGFAAVLAARDRLAAAGWHLVAPCPQPGPCPVAARSGDWCHFTARLERSALHRRLKGGALGHEDEKFSYVLASREPLPHSDARVLRHPGFRKGMVTLELCRSDGSAGPQIVTKRDREAYRRARDVDWGDAWGEPGGPDAAHPR; translated from the coding sequence GTGCCGCACCCCCTGACCGACGCCCTCGGGGCCGCCCTCGCCGACGCCGACACCGGCGCGCTGCGCCGGGCCACCGCCCGGCTGGTCGAGGTGTACCGCTCGGGGGCTCCGCCCTCCACGCAGGTGCTGGCCGACCCGGTCGCGGCGATGGCCTACGCGGCCTACCGGATGCCTGCCACCCATGCGGCGCTGACCCGCGCGCTGGGCGAAGCCGGCGGGCTGGGCGCCCTGGCGGGCATCCGCTCGCTGCTCGACGTCGGGGGCGGCACCGGTGCGGCGCTGTGGGCGGTGGCGGAGGCCGTGCCGGAGCTCGAGCGGGCCACCGTGCTCGACGGGTCGGCCGACGCCCTGGCGCTGGGCCGGCGCCTCGCCGGGTACGGGCCGCCGGTGGTGGCCGCGGCCGGGTGGGCCCCGGTCGAGCTGGCGACCCGCCCCACCCTGCCCGCGGCCGACCTGGCCGTCGTGTCGTACGTCCTGGGCGAGCTGGCCGAGGAGCGGCGCGCCGACATCGTCGACGCGGTGGCCGACGCCGCCGGGCGGGTCCTCGTGGTCGAGCCCGGCACGCCGCGCGGATTCGCCGCGGTGCTGGCCGCGCGCGACCGGCTGGCGGCCGCCGGGTGGCACCTCGTGGCGCCGTGCCCTCAGCCGGGTCCCTGCCCGGTGGCGGCGCGCTCGGGCGACTGGTGCCACTTCACCGCCCGCCTCGAACGCAGCGCGCTGCACCGCCGCCTCAAGGGTGGGGCGCTCGGGCACGAGGACGAGAAGTTCTCGTACGTCCTGGCGTCGCGGGAGCCCCTGCCGCACAGCGACGCCCGCGTGCTGCGGCATCCCGGCTTCCGCAAGGGGATGGTCACCCTCGAGCTCTGCCGCAGCGACGGCAGCGCCGGGCCGCAGATCGTCACCAAGCGCGACCGGGAGGCCTACCGCCGGGCCCGCGACGTCGACTGGGGGGACGCCTGGGGCGAGCCCGGGGGCCCGGACGCCGCACACCCCCGCTGA
- a CDS encoding YbhB/YbcL family Raf kinase inhibitor-like protein has translation MSLDRPVAPNPYDLLPAVPSFTVTSDDVTDGAPLKDDQVADRGNTSPQVSWSGAPEGTQSYVVTVFDPDAPTPSGFWHWVLVDVPADVTSLDAGAAAGELPGKAFHVRNDTGEAGFTGAAPPPGDMPHRYFLAVHAVSEPTLGVDADASPAVVSFNLAFKTLGRAVIHGTFQH, from the coding sequence ATGAGCCTGGACCGACCGGTCGCCCCGAACCCCTACGACCTGCTGCCCGCAGTGCCCTCGTTCACCGTGACCAGCGACGACGTCACCGACGGCGCCCCGCTGAAGGACGACCAGGTGGCCGACCGCGGCAACACCTCGCCGCAGGTGTCGTGGAGCGGCGCCCCCGAGGGGACGCAGTCCTACGTCGTCACCGTGTTCGACCCGGACGCCCCCACGCCCTCCGGCTTCTGGCACTGGGTGCTGGTCGACGTGCCCGCCGACGTCACCTCGCTCGACGCCGGCGCTGCCGCTGGAGAGCTGCCCGGGAAGGCCTTCCACGTCCGCAACGACACCGGGGAGGCCGGCTTCACCGGCGCCGCCCCGCCGCCGGGCGACATGCCGCACCGCTACTTCCTGGCCGTGCACGCCGTGTCGGAGCCGACCCTCGGGGTCGACGCCGACGCGTCCCCGGCCGTGGTCTCGTTCAACCTGGCCTTCAAGACGCTGGGTCGCGCCGTCATCCACGGGACCTTCCAGCACTGA
- a CDS encoding HU family DNA-binding protein has protein sequence MTKKELAQALAGKTDLSASAAEDVVNAALDIISDSLAKGEDVKLAGFGNFETRERAARTGRNPQTGAEIQIAASTSVGFKAAAQLKRAVNG, from the coding sequence ATGACCAAGAAGGAACTCGCCCAGGCCCTCGCCGGCAAGACCGACCTGTCCGCCAGCGCGGCCGAGGACGTCGTCAACGCCGCCCTGGACATCATCAGCGACTCGCTCGCCAAGGGTGAGGACGTCAAGCTCGCCGGGTTCGGCAACTTCGAGACCCGCGAGCGCGCGGCCCGCACCGGCCGCAACCCGCAGACGGGCGCCGAGATCCAGATCGCCGCGTCGACCTCGGTCGGCTTCAAGGCCGCGGCGCAGCTCAAGCGCGCCGTCAACGGCTGA
- the trxA gene encoding thioredoxin, which produces MATTDLTAETFEKTVTDQGIVLVDFWASWCGPCRQFAPTFDASSEKHDDVVHAKVDTEAEQALATMLQITSIPTLMGFRDGILVFHQAGALPPAALEQVVQGIKDLDMDEVHAKVAARSAG; this is translated from the coding sequence ATGGCAACGACCGACCTCACGGCCGAGACCTTCGAGAAGACCGTCACCGACCAGGGCATCGTCCTCGTCGACTTCTGGGCGTCCTGGTGCGGCCCGTGCCGCCAGTTCGCCCCCACGTTCGACGCCTCCAGCGAGAAGCACGACGACGTCGTGCACGCCAAGGTCGACACCGAGGCCGAGCAGGCGCTCGCCACGATGCTGCAGATCACCTCGATCCCGACCCTCATGGGCTTCCGCGACGGCATCCTGGTGTTCCACCAGGCCGGTGCGCTGCCGCCGGCCGCGCTCGAGCAGGTCGTGCAGGGGATCAAGGACCTCGACATGGACGAGGTCCACGCCAAGGTCGCCGCACGCTCGGCCGGCTGA